In one window of Thermodesulfobacteriota bacterium DNA:
- a CDS encoding porin: protein MKILLVAALLVPLPAWAQEKLTAADILNGTELNGFFSAGYNYNFNTPGGQAIDLRPFNDTHDSFALELAQLVFHRDAEEPGSAGFRLDLNFGYTVPAAIHSTGANSSDDFDIRQAYISYMAPVGKGLRLDFGKFVTDHGLEAIEGYEGWNWNYSRSFLFYFTIPFTHTGLRATYEVDDRITLSGAIVNGWDNVKDNNTAKSLHLHAALSLADESTVNVKYMAGPEQDDDTGNWRHLFNLNLSTAIGKALVMADLVYGKEEDVPSIGDSTWSGVAGYIRYPLSEKFFLNARAELFSDDDGARTGTAQDLWEFTITPEYIVNENLVVRAEYRHDSSDKKVFDSGSTKRQDTVGFNAVFHF, encoded by the coding sequence ATGAAGATTCTTCTCGTAGCAGCGCTCCTGGTCCCCCTGCCTGCGTGGGCCCAGGAGAAGCTCACGGCCGCGGACATCCTCAACGGCACGGAGCTGAATGGTTTCTTTTCCGCGGGGTATAACTACAACTTCAACACCCCGGGCGGTCAAGCCATCGACCTCCGGCCTTTCAACGACACCCACGACAGCTTCGCGCTCGAACTGGCCCAGCTCGTATTCCACAGGGACGCCGAAGAGCCGGGGAGCGCCGGGTTCAGGCTTGACCTGAACTTCGGCTACACTGTTCCGGCGGCCATTCATTCGACCGGAGCGAACAGCTCAGATGATTTCGACATCCGCCAGGCCTATATCTCTTACATGGCCCCGGTAGGGAAGGGCCTCAGGCTCGACTTCGGCAAGTTCGTTACAGACCACGGCCTCGAGGCCATAGAGGGATACGAGGGCTGGAACTGGAACTATTCGCGCTCCTTCCTCTTCTATTTCACAATACCCTTCACGCACACTGGGCTCAGGGCAACATACGAGGTAGACGACAGGATAACCCTCTCCGGCGCAATCGTAAACGGCTGGGACAACGTGAAGGACAACAACACAGCAAAGTCGCTCCACCTCCACGCGGCGCTCTCCCTTGCGGACGAGAGCACGGTCAATGTCAAATACATGGCCGGGCCCGAGCAGGACGACGACACCGGGAACTGGAGGCACCTTTTTAACCTCAATCTCTCGACGGCCATCGGCAAGGCGCTGGTCATGGCCGACCTCGTATACGGAAAAGAGGAGGACGTGCCCAGCATTGGCGACAGCACGTGGAGCGGGGTGGCCGGGTATATCCGTTATCCGCTGAGCGAAAAGTTCTTCCTCAACGCGCGCGCCGAGCTCTTCTCCGACGACGACGGCGCCAGGACAGGCACTGCACAGGACCTCTGGGAGTTTACAATCACCCCCGAGTACATCGTGAACGAAAACCTTGTCGTCCGGGCCGAGTACCGCCACGACTCCTCCGACAAGAAGGTCTTCGACAGCGGAAGCACCAAGCGCCAGGACACGGTTGGCTTTAACGCGGTATTCCATTTCTGA
- a CDS encoding type 1 glutamine amidotransferase — MERALVITHVAHEGLGTFRRPLEKGFIVERLDMHRGAPLPPRIGGFDALIVMGGPMGVYEEEKHPFIKKELRLIESALKERVPVLGVCLGAQLLARASGASVYKGGAKEIGWHRVVLEDEAASDRLFMGFPDEFTVFQWHGDTFDVPRGAERLASSALFPNQVIRVGPNAYGVQFHFEVTEAMVREWLALNSAEVAEARVDAGAVLDGMPSVIGEVNRLGNMLFSRFLRMAEKW, encoded by the coding sequence GTGGAGAGGGCGCTTGTCATAACGCACGTCGCCCATGAAGGCCTCGGCACATTCAGGAGGCCGCTTGAGAAGGGCTTTATCGTCGAGCGCCTCGATATGCACAGGGGCGCGCCCCTTCCGCCCAGGATAGGCGGCTTTGACGCGCTTATCGTCATGGGCGGGCCCATGGGCGTATACGAGGAAGAGAAGCACCCATTCATAAAAAAGGAATTGAGGCTCATCGAATCGGCCCTTAAGGAGAGGGTCCCGGTGCTCGGGGTCTGCCTTGGCGCGCAGCTGCTTGCCAGGGCCTCCGGGGCCAGCGTATATAAGGGCGGCGCAAAGGAGATAGGCTGGCACAGGGTCGTCCTCGAAGACGAGGCGGCCTCCGACCGGCTCTTCATGGGCTTCCCTGACGAGTTCACGGTCTTCCAGTGGCACGGCGATACCTTCGACGTGCCGCGCGGCGCCGAAAGGCTCGCCTCCTCCGCGCTCTTCCCCAACCAGGTGATAAGGGTCGGGCCGAACGCGTACGGAGTGCAGTTCCACTTCGAGGTCACGGAGGCGATGGTCAGGGAATGGCTGGCCCTTAATAGCGCCGAGGTGGCCGAGGCAAGGGTGGATGCCGGGGCCGTACTTGACGGGATGCCGTCCGTAATAGGAGAGGTCAACAGGCTCGGGAACATGCTCTTTTCGAGGTTCCTCCGCATGGCGGAAAAATGGTAA
- a CDS encoding response regulator has product MKRIAVVDDSASERLVLKGFIEAAGFAFDGEGANGLEAIEICRERRPDLLIMDLRMPVKDGINAAEEISRSCPTPIVLLTADEDGETARKAALAGVMGYLVKPVRAEELAPVIEMAISNFNELKALKEENDNLKKTLEARKIIAKAKGLLMEKENLSEREAFGRIRRISMDKRKGMAEIAEVLIMALEKGGKI; this is encoded by the coding sequence ATGAAAAGGATAGCCGTCGTGGATGATAGCGCCTCTGAAAGGCTTGTCCTTAAGGGTTTCATCGAGGCGGCCGGGTTTGCGTTCGATGGCGAGGGGGCAAACGGGCTCGAAGCGATCGAGATATGCAGGGAGAGGCGGCCGGACCTCCTGATTATGGACCTCCGCATGCCGGTGAAGGACGGCATCAATGCCGCGGAAGAGATAAGCCGATCCTGCCCGACGCCAATAGTGCTCCTTACGGCGGACGAGGACGGCGAGACCGCAAGGAAAGCGGCCCTGGCCGGGGTCATGGGCTATCTCGTCAAGCCGGTGAGGGCCGAGGAGTTAGCGCCGGTTATAGAGATGGCCATCTCGAATTTCAATGAGTTAAAGGCGCTCAAGGAAGAGAACGACAATCTCAAGAAAACCCTTGAGGCCAGGAAGATAATCGCGAAGGCGAAGGGTCTCCTCATGGAAAAAGAGAATCTCAGCGAAAGGGAGGCCTTCGGCCGCATAAGAAGGATAAGCATGGACAAGAGGAAGGGCATGGCCGAGATAGCCGAGGTGCTCATCATGGCGCTCGAAAAGGGCGGGAAGATTTAG